One region of Lampris incognitus isolate fLamInc1 chromosome 4, fLamInc1.hap2, whole genome shotgun sequence genomic DNA includes:
- the nr1h3 gene encoding oxysterols receptor LXR-alpha, translating to MSALSATDIPDVGHDESKVFDRASDLQLDCMVEERGGAAEVTHDGLLSLDDLPPPDDFSVPPHNGPLLTEMSSPLPVEPSDIKLDPVTGDMLANTADGQPVKRKKGPAPKMLGNEVCSVCGDKASGFHYNVLSCEGCKGFFRRSVIKSAQYSCKNNGHCEMDMYMRRKCQQCRLRKCREAGMLEQCVLSEEQIRLKKMKKQQEEETARTSTVITPTPPQEVVNLAPEQHEMIEKLVAMQKQCNKRSFIDRPKVTPWPQSQDPQNREVRQQRFAHFTELAIMSVQEIVDFAKQLPGFLELTREDQIALLKTSTIEIMLLETSRRYNPAIESITFLKDFSYNKEDFAKAGLQFEFINPIFEFSKGMNDLHLDEAEYALLIAINIFSADRPNVQDHDLVERLQQPYVDALRSYIMIKRPNDHLMFPRMLMKLVSLRTLSSVHSEQVFALRLQDKKLPPLLSEIWDVHE from the exons ATGTCCGCACTGTCTGCGACTGATATCCCAGATGTTGGTCATG ATGAGAGTAAGGTGTTTGATAGGGCCTCAGATCTGCAGCTGGACTGCATGGTGGAGGAAAGAGGGGGAGCTGCTGAAGTGACGCACGATGGCCTGCTGTCGTTGGATGACCTGCCCCCGCCAGATGATTTCTCTGTACCCCCACACAACGGCCCTTTGCTGACTGAGATGAGCAGCCCTCTGCCGGTAGAGCCGAGTGACATTAAGCTGGATCCAGTTACAGGCGACATGCTTGCTAACACAG CGGATGGGCAGCCTGTGAAGAGAAAAAAGGGACCTGCCCCAAAGATGCTGGGTAACgaggtgtgcagtgtgtgtggtgACAAGGCTTCCGGCTTTCACTACAACGTGCTCAGCTGTGAGGGCTGCAAGGGCTTCTTTCGACGGAGTGTCATCAAGAGTGCCCAGTACTCCTGCAAGAACAATGGCCATTGCGAAATGGACATGTACATGCGCCGGAAATGCCAGCAGTGCCGCCTTCGCAAATGTCGGgaggcagggatgctggaacaaT GTGTGCTCTCCGAGGAGCAGATCAGACTAAAGAAGATGAAGAAACAGCAGGAGGAAGAAACTGCTCGCACATCGACAGTTATCACCCCCACCCCGCCACAGGAAGTGGTCAACCTGGCCCCTGAACAGCACGAGATGATTGAGAAGCTGGTTGCCATGCAGAAGCAATGCAACAAGAGGTCCTTTATTGACCGACCGAAAGTGACG CCATGGCCACAGAGTCAGGACCCACAGAATCGAGAGGTGCGTCAGCAGCGCTTCGCCCATTTCACTGAGCTAGCAATAATGTCGGTCCAGGAGATTGTGGATTTTGCCAAGCAGCTTCCTGGTTTCCTTGAGCTTACCAGGGAGGACCAGATTGCTCTGCTTAAGACTTCTACCATTGAG ATTATGCTGCTAGAGACATCTCGGCGCTACAATCCAGCCATCGAGAGTATCACGTTTCTGAAGGATTTTAGCTATAACAAGGAGGACTTTGCCAAAGCAG GGCTTCAGTTTGAGTTCATCAACCCCATCTTTGAGTTCTCCAAGGGAATGAATGACCTGCACCTGGATGAAGCCGAATATGCTCTGCTCATTGCAATTAACATCTTTTCTGCAG ATCGCCCAAATGTGCAGGATCATGATCTAGTGGAGAGGCTGCAACAACCTTACGTGGATGCACTTCGCTCTTACATCATGATAAAGAGACCAAAT GATCACCTGATGTTCCCTCGCATGTTGATGAAACTGGTGAGCCTGCGTACGCTCAGCAGCGTCCACTCGGAGCAGGTCTTTGCCCTACGCCTACAGGACAAGAAGCTTCCCCCTCTGCTGTCTGAAATCTGGGACGTCCATGAGTGA